The Schistocerca nitens isolate TAMUIC-IGC-003100 chromosome 12, iqSchNite1.1, whole genome shotgun sequence genome has a window encoding:
- the LOC126215148 gene encoding constitutive coactivator of peroxisome proliferator-activated receptor gamma-like, translating to MGGKWITRYANINKLYEDVDLAEIAKEHKSKTGGEPVIVVDGNGVVWYLYRNCDFHCGGQYKEFREACRNLMQKFRNSGVRLVFFFDGLASAEKNGKLVEGSREGVKKSNKRLGKEHASNSTAKVPKQLPEGLIPCARVIFKCEPSSEVRLCVEDYHQEIAQFAASHRNCLGILSNTGNFLIYKDVPSMFLLHSKDKQGDRGVRTMRYCSSDIASHLGIQQHHLPAVQTFLASDTINRDEMRHAHGRIGELYGRKELLESAVAELVKNNTLEEMCHIAFGDRWRVYVDKVKAEIDHYSYKRRTSERTPQSSSWSNVLQRITDKHSTGEIPAALLSVAKYRALQVGAALEDLSHAKSGINSLGEQLRRLRSRIYTVLLWESGDGPFQVEEKVTRKTEVQRAQVVVQKQLPPSVVHPGLLKLWTGDLETRWRLFSWIVGFPQPSALRSLEPQCLVVPATALHYLRHETCLLSGHEAEIFAVVAVTVRGLTPQQLAQKSIPTLDPHAIFLATLFIRTALHVLDAAAVCGLSFPQEADCHLDAYFDGKLFHELYLRAKAQSFQRVGTHASWEPSCLNQIKKLLDVIEQAN from the coding sequence ATGGGTGGTAAATGGATTACGCGGTACGCCAACATAAATAAGTTATATGAAGATGTGGATCTTGCAGAAATCGCAAAGGAACACAAGAGCAAGACTGGCGGGGAGCCGGTAATTGTGGTGGACGGAAATGGAGTTGTGTGGTACTTGTATCGAAACTGTGACTTCCATTGTGGTGGGCAGTACAAGGAATTCAGGGAGGCTTGCAGGAACCTAATGCAGAAATTCAGGAACTCCGGCGTCCGGCTCGTATTCTTCTTCGATGGACTAGCATCTGCTGAGAAGAATGGGAAATTGGTGGAGGGGTCTAGAGAAGGAGTGAAAAAAAGTAATAAGAGATTAGGAAAAGAGCATGCTAGTAATTCCACAGCGAAAGTGCCTAAACAACTACCCGAAGGGCTGATACCGTGTGCACGGGTGATTTTCAAGTGTGAACCATCAAGTGAGGTGCGCCTCTGTGTGGAAGATTATCATCAAGAGATCGCTCAGTTCGCAGCAAGCCACAGAAATTGCCTTGGAATATTGTCCAACACTGGAAATTTCCTGATATACAAAGATGTACCAAGCATGTTCTTATTACACAGTAAAGATAAACAGGGAGACAGAGGGGTGAGGACGATGCGCTACTGTTCTTCTGACATCGCCTCACATCTTGGCATCCAGCAACACCACCTGCCTGCAGTTCAGACATTCTTAGCAAGTGATACCATCAACAGGGACGAGATGCGGCACGCACATGGAAGAATTGGTGAACTTTATGGGCGAAAAGAACTTCTAGAAAGTGCTGTAGCTGAGCTGGTGAAGAATAACACGTTGGAGGAAATGTGTCACATAGCATTCGGTGACAGGTGGCGAGTATATGTGGACAAAGTGAAAGCAGAAATTGACCATTACAGTTACAAGCGAAGGACATCTGAAAGGACTCCACAAAGCTCCAGCTGGTCTAACGTTCTCCAGCGTATTACAGACAAACACTCAACTGGCGAGATACCAGCAGCATTACTGTCAGTTGCCAAGTACCGTGCACTGCAGGTAGGTGCTGCACTGGAAGACTTGTCACATGCAAAGAGTGGTATCAATTCGCTAGGAGAACAGCTTCGACGTTTGAGGAGCAGGATATACACTGTGCTGCTGTGGGAAAGTGGAGACGGTCCATTCCAGGTGGAGGAGAAGGTGACCAGAAAGACTGAGGTGCAACGGGCGCAAGTTGTGGTCCAGAAGCAGCTGCCACCCAGTGTAGTACACCCGGGCCTGCTGAAACTGTGGACTGGAGATCTGGAAACCCGATGGCGGCTCTTCAGCTGGATAGTGGGGTTCCCACAGCCGTCCGCCCTTAGGTCCCTGGAGCCCCAGTGCCTAGTAGTCCCAGCCACCGCACTGCACTACCTCCGGCACGAGACCTGCCTTCTGAGTGGCCACGAGGCTGAGATCTTCGCTGTGGTCGCCGTCACTGTGAGAGGCCTCACACCTCAACAGCTGGCCCAGAAAAGCATCCCAACACTAGACCCACACGCCATCTTCCTAGCTACACTCTTCATCCGCACTGCCCTGCACGTGTTGGATGCGGCCGCTGTCTGTGGATTGTCCTTCCCACAGGAGGCCGACTGCCACTTGGATGCCTACTTTGATGGGAAGTTGTTCCATGAGCTCTACCTCAGGGCTAAGGCCCAATCGTTCCAAAGAGTTGGGACCCACGCTTCCTGGGAACCATCATGTCTCAACCAAATCAAGAAGCTGCTGGATGTAATAGAACAAGCTAACTAA